Proteins from one Lonchura striata isolate bLonStr1 chromosome 6, bLonStr1.mat, whole genome shotgun sequence genomic window:
- the LOC110473490 gene encoding uncharacterized protein LOC110473490 translates to MFQELRKITGTPISTGRGSNMLYLKYLPKNTPAAEKMVPLMARSNRVDERGRGVKDGGGKKPRIGISEQCSWNGLRSGTKKPWCDLRHPNYLNKGKALINQNYRTAYASNNHHHLAQYIFFFLSVLCAKEVAGVEGVGEIQYTHEPFKWTLIRWEDQKTLQTIITPEAPSFTCSLRDIVHVELTFDPGFYFCPSSNPGKAYCNYPGHYYCGYWGCETIASDWQVEKPDKYLRVGWGPYGCNPPIRDFAGGISQKGNCHWIYINVTQPAEPGWFLGKTWGVRIWEPGPRVDSGGHILIRKERVPPDPELVGPNPEVGESNEELRNQWNVTNEIDNTTITPQGKEKPNYTQNGVRI, encoded by the coding sequence ATGTTCCAGGAATTAAGGAAAATAACTGGCACTCCTATATCAACAGGCAGAGGAAGCAATATGCTCTATCTCAAATACCTCCCAAAGAATACCCCTGCTGCTGAGAAGATGGTACCCCTCATGGCTCGAAGCAACCGAGTCGACGAGCGAGGCAGAGGAGTAAAAGATGGTGGAGGAAAGAAACCCCGAATTGGGATATCAGAGCAGTGCTCTTGGAATGGCCTCAGGAGTGGGACTAAAAAGCCTTGGTGTGATCTGCGACACCCGAATTATTTGAACAAGGGAAAGGCACTAATAAATCAGAATTACCGAACAGCCTACGCCTCCAATAATCACCACCACTTAGcccaatatattttcttttttctgagtGTGTTGTGTGCAAAGGAGGTTGCTGGTGTCGAAGGTGTAGGGGAAATACAGTATACGCACGAACCCTTTAAATGGACTTTAATTCGATGGGAAGATCAGAAAACACTTCAGACTATAATTACACCTGAAGCCCCTTCCTTTACATGCTCTCTAAGGGACATTGTACATGTTGAATTAACATTTGATCCTGGATTCTACTTCTGCCCTAGTTCAAACCCAGGGAAAGCCTATTGTAACTATCCTGGACATTATTATTGTGGCTATTGGGGTTGCGAAACCATTGCTTCAGACTGGCAGGTTGAAAAACCAGATAAATACCTAAGGGTGGGATGGGGTCCCTATGGGTGCAATCCTCCGATACGTGATTTTGCGGGGGGAATTAGTCAAAAAGGAAACTGTCACTGGATTTACATTAATGTTACACAACCTGCAGAACCAGGATGGTTCCTAGGAAAAACCTGGGGGGTAAGGATATGGGAACCCGGACCTCGGGTAGATAGTGGTGGACATATCCTTATCAGGAAAGAACGAGTACCCCCTGATCCAGAACTGGTGGGACCCAACCCAGAAGTAGGAGAATCAAATGAGGAATTGAGAAATCAATGGAATGTTACTAATGAGATTGACAATACTACAATTACTCcgcagggaaaagaaaaaccaaactatACTCAAAACGGGGTTAGAATATAG